One Tetrapisispora phaffii CBS 4417 chromosome 3, complete genome DNA segment encodes these proteins:
- the TPHA0C03040 gene encoding 60S ribosomal protein uL13 (similar to Saccharomyces cerevisiae RPL16A (YIL133C) and RPL16B (YNL069C); ancestral locus Anc_2.228), with amino-acid sequence MSSFEPVVVIDGKAHLVGRLASTVAKQLLNGQKIVVVRAEALNISGEFFRNKLKYHDYLRKATAFNKTRGPFHFRAPSRIFYKAVRGMVSHKTARGKAAMERLKVFEGIPPPYDKKKRVVVPQALRVLRLKPGRKYTTLSKLSSAVGWKYEDVVAKLEEKRKVRSAEFYAKKKAFNKKAAAATAASAESEAAKQLATFGY; translated from the exons ATGTCTTCTTTCGAACCAGTTGTTGTTATTGATG GTAAGGCCCATTTAGTCGGTCGTTTAGCTTCCACTGTCGCtaaacaattattaaacGGTCAAAAGATCGTTGTTGTTAGAGCTGAAGCTTTAAACATCTCTGGTGAATTCTTCAGAAACAAGTTAAAGTACCACGACTACTTAAGAAAAGCTACTGCTTTCAACAAGACCCGTGGTCCATTCCATTTCAGAGCCCCATCTAGAATTTTCTACAAGGCTGTCAGAGGTATGGTCTCTCATAAAACTGCTCGTGGTAAGGCTGCTATGGAACGTTTAAAGGTATTTGAAGGTATCCCACCTCCATATgacaagaagaagagagTTGTTGTTCCACAAGCTTTGAGAGTTTTAAGATTAAAGCCAGGTAGAAAATACACTACTTTATCTAAGTTATCTTCCGCTGTTGGTTGGAAATACGAAGATGTTGTTGCCAAGTTAGAAGAAAAGAGAAAGGTCAGATCTGCTGAGTTCTACGCCAAGAAGAAGGCTTTCAACAAGAAGGCTGCTGCTGCCACAGCTGCTTCCGCTGAATCTGAAGCTGCTAAACAATTAGCTACTTTCGGTTACTAA
- the TOM7 gene encoding Tom7p (similar to Saccharomyces cerevisiae TOM7 (YNL070W); ancestral locus Anc_2.226), giving the protein MFSLPSFILSDESKERIAKVWTLTNSAAHYGWIPFILYLGWANTANKPNLFNLLSPLPSI; this is encoded by the coding sequence atgttttCCCTACCATCTTTCATTTTGAGCGACGAATCTAAAGAACGTATTGCTAAAGTCTGGACTTTAACCAATTCTGCTGCTCATTATGGTTGGATTCCATTTATTCTATATCTAGGTTGGGCCAACACAGCTAATAAACCaaatttgtttaatttgTTATCGCCATTACCAAGTATTTAA
- the RNH201 gene encoding ribonuclease H2 catalytic subunit RNH201 (similar to Saccharomyces cerevisiae RNH201 (YNL072W); ancestral locus Anc_2.224) — MSILPPTVEASLDSIHTKTYYSKVPDEIANGSDIKVILGVDEAGRGPVMGPMVYGISYCTQRYQDEVLIPNYEFDDSKKLTDVVRRKLFAKMYEPITEGSDQVEIDGVGYATTAITPVDISSGMLRFPPSKNYNLNEQAHDVTMALIEGVVQRGVVLDHVYVDTVGPPNSYQKKLEERFPSIKFTVAKKADSLYCVVSVASVVAKVSRDILIEKLKRSSDEKTGSGYPSDPNTVAWLRDNQRPLFGWPNSMVRFSWQTCKTLLVEDKYKVGSIPIEWEEDYIVSKKNMSQQWTPATANDIITLDNWYN; from the coding sequence atgtcAATACTACCGCCAACAGTTGAGGCTTCATTAGATTCCATACACACAAAAACTTACTATTCTAAGGTACCAGATGAAATAGCTAATGGTAGTGATATCAAGGTAATACTTGGTGTTGATGAAGCAGGTCGTGGTCCTGTAATGGGTCCGATGGTGTATGGTATTAGTTATTGTACACAGAGATATCAAGATGAAGTATTAATTCCAAATTatgaatttgatgattcaaaaaaattaacagATGTGGTACGCCGTAAATTATTTGCCAAAATGTATGAACCTATAACAGAAGGCAGTGACCAAGTTGAAATAGATGGAGTTGGTTATGCCACTACAGCAATCACTCCTGTAGACATTTCTAGTGGTATGTTAAGATTTCCTCCAtctaaaaattataatttaaatgaacaaGCGCATGATGTTACAATGGCTCTTATTGAAGGGGTTGTGCAGAGAGGTGTTGTTCTCGATCATGTTTACGTCGACACAGTTGGTCCACCAAATAGttatcaaaagaaattagaagaaagaTTTCCGTCAATCAAATTTACAGTTGCCAAAAAAGCAGACTCATTATATTGTGTAGTTAGTGTTGCTAGTGTTGTCGCAAAAGTCAGTAGAGATATattgattgaaaaattaaagagaTCATCAGATGAAAAGACTGGTTCTGGTTATCCATCAGACCCAAATACAGTTGCCTGGTTACGTGACAATCAAAGGCCACTATTTGGTTGGCCAAACAGTATGGTGCGTTTCTCTTGGCAAACGTGTAAAACATTATTAGTTGAAGACAAGTATAAAGTGGGGAGCATTCCAATCGAATGGGAGGAAGATTATATTGTttcaaagaagaatatgTCACAACAATGGACACCAGCCACTGCTAATGATATAATTACCTTGGATAATTGGtataattaa